The Halorussus gelatinilyticus genome contains the following window.
AACAGATACGCGAAGACCCCCCGACGACCGACCGAGCGAGTGCGAGCGAACTCGTCGGCGAGGAGTTAGCTATCGGCTACCCGACCACCGAGGAACCGGTCGTGGAGTGTCAGAACGTGGTCGTCCCGGCCGGAGAGGTGACGGCGCTCGTCGGCCCGAACGGGAGCGGCAAGAGCACGCTCCTGAAGTCGATGGCCGACCAGCTCGACCCCGAGCGGGGCCGGGTTCTGCTCGACGGCGAGCAGGTTCAGTCGTTCGATACGAAGGAACTCGCCACGCGGTTGGGCCTGCTCTCTCAGGAGAACGAGTCGCCGGGGTCGATTACGGTCGAGGACCTGGTGTATCACGGCCGGTACCCTCACCGCGGGTTCTTCGACTCGGTCAGCGACGAGGACCGCGCCGCGGTCGAGCGAGCCATCGAGTTGGCGGGCGTGGACCACCTCCGCGACGCCGAGGTCGGCAACCTCAGCGGCGGCCAGAAGCAACTCGCGTGGATAGCGATGGTCCTCGCGCAGGACACCGACGTCCTGTTGCTGGACGAACCGACGACCTACCTCGACCTGCACCACCAACTCCGCGTCATGGAGGTCGTCCAGACGCTCAACCGCGAGGAGAACGTCACCGTCGGCGTCGTCCTGCACGACATCGGGCAGGCCGCGCGCTTCGCGGACAACCTCATCGCCATGAAGGACGGCGAGCCGTACGACTGGGGTCCGCCGAAGGACGTCGTGACCGAGGAGTTGCTGGCCGACGTGTTCCACGTGGACGCGGACGTAGACAGCGAGAGCGACACCGGCCCGCACATCGCGCCCCACCGCGCGCTCGACGAGTGAGGGCCGTCGGCGAGGGGCCCTCGCCGTCGCTGGGGTGCCGCGGCCTAGCGCAATCGTCGGACTCGCTGTCACGCTCCGAGTGCGAGACGGTCGCGGAGAGTCGAACTGTCGTGTGAGAGGGCGTTTCGTCTGTTCTGCGTGTGGGAGGGAGTTCCGATTCGTCGGGGCCCACCGAGAGAGTGGGTTTCGTCCGCTCTCACCCGTCTCGCTGGTTCGCTTCCGGTCCGGAGAGAGGACGTTTCGTCTGTTCTTGGTAGCAGTTGGCGTGGTCGTGACGGGGAGAG
Protein-coding sequences here:
- a CDS encoding ABC transporter ATP-binding protein, which produces MSGEQIREDPPTTDRASASELVGEELAIGYPTTEEPVVECQNVVVPAGEVTALVGPNGSGKSTLLKSMADQLDPERGRVLLDGEQVQSFDTKELATRLGLLSQENESPGSITVEDLVYHGRYPHRGFFDSVSDEDRAAVERAIELAGVDHLRDAEVGNLSGGQKQLAWIAMVLAQDTDVLLLDEPTTYLDLHHQLRVMEVVQTLNREENVTVGVVLHDIGQAARFADNLIAMKDGEPYDWGPPKDVVTEELLADVFHVDADVDSESDTGPHIAPHRALDE